A stretch of Ipomoea triloba cultivar NCNSP0323 chromosome 13, ASM357664v1 DNA encodes these proteins:
- the LOC116002494 gene encoding protein NRT1/ PTR FAMILY 6.1, which yields MSGKEIRSPEVPQGTPTPSRMGTPANRKKLGMYFIESDDRRTALGGGYTGGATPVNIRGKPISDLSKTGGWIAAFFIFGNEMAERMAYFGLSVNMVAFMFYVMHRPFTSSANAVNNFLGISQASSVLGGFLADAYLGRYWTIAIFTTIYLVGLTGITLCATLKVLVPNQDDCDQLALLLGSCEPAKPWQMTYLYTALYVTGFGAAGIRPCVSSFGADQFDERDRNYKQHLDRFFNFFYLSVTVGAIIAFTAIVYIQIQHGWGSAFGSLAAAMGLSNVVFFVGTPLYRHRLPGGSPLTRVAQVLVAAFRKRNVPWDKSEFVGLYELPGKRSAVKGSSKIPHTDDFRFLDKAALQLKEDGISPSPWRLCTVTQVEEVKILIKLIPVPACTIMLTLILTEFLTLSVQQAYTLNTHIGRLKLPVTCMPVFPGLSIFLLLSLYYSVFVPFSRRITGHPHGASQLQRVGIGLAVSIASVAWAGVFERYRRNYAIKHGYEASFLTAMPDLSAYWLLIQYCLIGIAEVFCIVGLLEFLYEEAPDAMRSIGSAYAAVAGGLGCFAATILNSIVKAVTGGKEEEGRQSWLSQNVNTGRFDYLYWLLTLLSVVNFCGFLYAARRYQYRKKPGAETGLPAAKTELPTVGE from the exons ATGAGCGGCAAGGAAATCAGGTCCCCGGAGGTGCCTCAGGGGACCCCAACGCCTAGCCGCATGGGCACGCCGGCGAATAGGAAGAAGCTGGGTATGTACTTCATTGAATCAGATGACCGGAGGACCGCCCTTGGCGGTGGTTACACTGGCGGAGCTACACCGGTCAACATCCGTGGAAAGCCCATTTCGGATTTGTCCAAGACCGGCGGTTGGATTGCTGCATTCTTCATTTTTG GGAACGAAATGGCGGAGAGAATGGCATACTTCGGGCTGTCTGTGAACATGGTGGCGTTCATGTTCTACGTTATGCACAGGCCGTTCACCAGCTCTGCTAATGCAGTCAACAATTTCTTGGGCATATCACAGGCTTCCTCTGTGCTTGGTGGTTTCTTGGCTGATGCATATCTGGGCAGATACTGGACCATTGCCATTTTCACAACAATCTATCTTGTG GGATTAACAGGAATAACCCTATGCGCAACGCTAAAAGTTCTAGTCCCAAACCAAGACGACTGCGATCAGCTTGCACTTCTCCTGGGCAGTTGCGAGCCCGCAAAGCCATGGCAGATGACATATCTCTACACAGCCCTTTACGTGACAGGCTTCGGAGCCGCAGGGATACGGCCCTGCGTTTCCTCCTTCGGGGCCGACCAGTTCGACGAGAGGGACCGAAACTACAAACAACATCTCGACAGGTTCTTCAACTTCTTCTACCTCTCGGTCACCGTCGGCGCCATTATCGCCTTCACCGCCATCGTCTACATTCAAATCCAGCACGGCTGGGGCTCCGCGTTCGGCTCCTTGGCCGCCGCCATGGGGCTGTCCAACGTTGTTTTCTTCGTGGGTACGCCGTTGTATCGCCACAGGTTGCCCGGCGGCAGCCCGCTCACGCGCGTCGCTCAGGTCCTCGTCGCCGCGTTTCGGAAGAGGAATGTTCCGTGGGATAAGAGTGAGTTTGTGGGACTTTATGAACTTCCCGGGAAACGCTCCGCCGTCAAAGGTAGCAGCAAGATTCCTCACACCGATGATTTCAG ATTTTTGGACAAAGCAGCATTGCAGCTGAAGGAAGACGGAATCAGTCCAAGTCCATGGCGGCTCTGCACCGTAACCCAAGTGGAAGAAGTGAAAATCCTGATAAAGCTGATCCCAGTTCCGGCGTGCACCATAATGCTAACGCTAATCCTAACGGAGTTTCTAACCCTCTCCGTCCAGCAAGCCTACACTCTCAACACACACATTGGCCGCCTCAAACTTCCGGTGACCTGCATGCCCGTCTTCCCTGGCCTCAGCATCTTCCTCCTCCTCTCTCTCTACTACTCCGTCTTCGTCCCCTTCTCCCGCCGCATCACCGGCCACCCCCACGGCGCCTCCCAGCTCCAGAGGGTCGGCATCGGTTTAGCCGTTTCCATTGCGTCGGTGGCGTGGGCCGGCGTCTTCGAAAG GTACCGGAGAAACTACGCGATTAAACACGGGTACGAAGCCAGTTTCTTGACGGCAATGCCGGATCTGAGCGCGTACTGGCTGCTGATTCAGTACTGTCTGATAGGGATCGCAGAGGTGTTCTGCATAGTGGGATTGCTGGAGTTTCTATACGAGGAAGCGCCGGACGCGATGAGAAGCATAGGCTCCGCTTACGCCGCCGTGGCCGGCGGTCTGGGCTGCTTTGCGGCCACAATTCTCAACAGCATCGTCAAAGCCGTAACCGGCGGGAAGGAAGAGGAAGGGCGACAATCATGGCTGTCCCAGAATGTAAACACCGGACGATTCGACTACTTGTACTGGCTGTTAACGTTGTTGAGTGTGGTTAATTTCTGCGGCTTTTTGTACGCTGCTCGCCGGTATCAGTACCGGAAGAAGCCCGGAGCTGAGACGGGCTTGCCGGCGGCGAAAACTGAGCTGCCAACTGTAGGAGAGTGA